The window TGTCACTAATCTCATGTAGGAATTTCGCCAATCTACTGTActtattttcaatattaatcAAAATCAAGGAATTAATCCTTGACAATCTATTCAAAAATTCACTAATTCTTAATTCATCTGAAACATCAAAACTAAGAAAGAAATCTTTCTTatctaataaaatacaattcTCTATTGACGATTTCAATCTCCtactaaataaatttatatttgtaaatttattatttggtATTAAACTGACTATCTTTGTGTGTTGAGATAAAATCTTATTGTTGAATAAGATTTTGTATGCTGAAACATCAAATCTCAAAATATGAGAAAttaaatcttcttttatatatattatatcaCTCAATCTTAatacttgtaaaaaatcatctttatcttttatacTTCCTTCATTTACATAAAGtaaattcttctttttaattttatcattaattctaaatattcTCCAATCTGTACataaatctatataatGTATTATTGGTCCAAAATTCCTTAAAAAATCCACTTGGAAATTTCTAAGTGTAATTCCTTCATAATCTAAAATTCTCAAAATACTTATATTATTACTTATAATTgttacatttttataacaattaaaaaataaactaaaatatccaaaaaaatctcctttttcaaatttgtattctttctcattattttttataattagaCTTCCttcttctataaaaattaaacttttCATTACTTGGAAtttattcttaaaaatctcttgatttttaagatttaaaattttatgatgaatttctaaatttaaaacatttgtCATAAAATCTTGTAATCTTAATTTATGATCTGGATTTTTCTTCTTgttaaaatctttttctttgttgATGATAATATCAGTGAAATCTAAATATTCACTTAATACTTCAAATACCTTCTTCTTGAGGCTGGTAAGTATCACATATTTGTTTATGCTTGATAAATCAACTTTCCaaattttgcatttttCGTCTGCTTGGATATGCAAATTTTccaaatttatagaaaaataattcagtgcataaaaatatagatcagtttgttgttttttacaaacaaactgattattatgaaaaatactaaaagatcctttttcaatataaagCATGTCATTTGGATTTATTATGTCTCctttatttaaatctataatttctatttttagattattagtgtatttataataaggTATATTTTCTGTAATAGGAATTTCTTCTATTAATTCTACTTTTTGATTATCTGGTTTTTTCTCtaagattattttttttcgttttgttattaattttttcaaaattataattcctaaaattaagaatattagaaaatagaATATGAGCATAAAGGGGTAAATTATGCAAAAtgtaaagtaaaaataaataacaaatttttttgacatttCTCAATAAagttcatatttttaaataaattaatacatTTGATTAAAATTCTATATAACTAAAGATTTACAATTTGAAATGaatctataaaattttaatttagatggaaatgataaatttttaatacaaataaagaataaactttaacattataaatatttaaaattatgaatattatacatataaattttacaaataatttttttcatcaatatttttatttatgagaTTCTTCTACTCCACTTCCTTACTCATCTTAAAAATTGgggtaataaaaatataaaaatatcaacaaatataatttaaataaatttttaataaagatctgaatcaattataaattcttcATAATTCTTATAAATCTTCACTTCTTGTTTACTAAACCCTATAATCTTatcaaatttctttaaatattcaaaattatgaattattaataaaactgTCTTATCTGTCAATTTAGTAAAAACTCTATTAATTAATTCTTTCTCCGCTAAAGTATCAAGATTGGCTGTCGGTTcatcaattaaaaaaatatctgcattttttataactccCCTCATAAAACTAACTTGTTGTTTTTGTCCACCGGAAAGGAACTTACCACTTTCCCCCACGTTCGTCAAATATCCATCTTGTAATTTCGCGAAAATATCATGTGTATTAAACTCAATACataaatctttaatttctctattagtaatttttttattagaatatttcaaattttctaatacTGTTCCTTCTATTATATAAGGATTTTGTGGTATATAAGAAATCAAATCTCTCTGTGACGTCACAGAAATTTCatccatttttatatcgtCAATAAAAACTTCTCCTTCGTAATCATAAAATCTTAGTAGTGTTTTTACTAAGGAACTCTTCCCACTACCATTTTTACCGACTATCGCTACTTTTTCTcctttattaattattaaatttaattttttaattaataaattatctttaataaataatgagaaatctttaaattcaatCTGTtgattgaattttaaaatttttttttcttcattattattatctAAATGTAAACCAACTAAACTACTATCTTTTACATCTGTGTAAGTTTGAGTAAAtctcaaaatatttttaccaAAACTTTccatattgttttttaaactcATAACTAATTTGTGGTACAAAGATAACTTCCCGAAATCTGATAAGACAGAAAAGCCTCTACCTGTTAGtactaaataaattattatactaTTGGGCAATAGAGTCATTAATTTCTGTATAAAAGTAGATACATTACAATATGTATCAAATTTGAAATAAGATTCTTCTAGACTACTACATTTCTCATTTAATTTAGCTACTTCTAGGGTGTCATTATTATAAGACTTGATGACGTCATAATTGTTTAATACCCCGTAAATTCGATTAGAGCACTCGTTCCAGTCTGCATTTGCGACTTCTCTTCGTCTTTTAATTATCACAGAAGAAATTCcgcaaaaaataaaataacaaatcaatataattatattaaaccCTACTACTGACAAAGATATCTTCTCATACATCCTACAATAAGTAGcgtaaataaatataaagttcCAATATCCAttcattattattaattctaTCAAATCTGTTATTCCTTTAGTTCTTCTTTCTATAATTGTATGAATTTTCCCAGATCCAAGGCTGTGGTAGTCATTGTGGTGTAGCGCAATGTACTCAGAAGTGTGGATCTTAAAATTCTCTACGACAGTGCACTGTAAATAAACAGAGAAAAGACATTCAGAAAGAAaagtcaaaaaataatgtgtAAGAATAAATAAGAGGTATAAACTTATTAATCTACCAGGAGtattagattttatatcttgcattataaatatttctagaTTGTTTACTGAAGTAATAATGTAACTATGACATGAAGCAGACATATAAATTACCAATAAAATTggaattatataaattctgAACATGGGATtgtatagaaaatatttaaggaTAATTCCATTTACGAAACTTTCTTCAGTTATCTTTTTCCGTATCATGGCTTTTTGGggttagaaaatattttttttatataaaaaaaaattaaaaaataatatgaaatttaaaatttaaatgaataacggctttttaaatttaaataataaaaggcttttttaaaattaaacaacGATTTAGTACAATGAGAGgaaaatattgatttttagtCAATTGTGAAAAAATAACGATCTTTAGTAAAttgtgaaaaaaataacgaTCTTTAGTAAATTATGTTTTCCCTCCTTTTATAATTCtccttttaattttgacaTCTACTCTAAAATTTCAAGAATACTTTAGAAAGTTATTTGATGtatctaaataaatattattttatatcttaaagttaatattataaattgaaTAATACTAATTCAAGTTGTTAAATCCATACAGTACATAAGagataaattattaatatgacagtaaaatattaaattttaaaattattaatatatatatatatattagatATTATAGTTTTATAGGGAATAAAAgttctttattaatttcatcTATTAAAACCATCCTTCATACCTAGGAATCTCCCCACTGTGATAATCTCCCAAATGCTCTCCATCTGAAGTAGAAATTGGCACGTGTATATGTCCCGAACTAGTAGACCCTGACACTAACCCTGTACCATGACCATGGGATACGGAATGCGCTCCACCTGCAGATGaagcttttttattatcattaaTTATACTAAATCTCCCTTTACTTGGATCGACAACAGCCGAAGTTTTATTAACTGGCgcattttcataaaattttttaactaatTCTGGATCTTCCACTAAACTTTCCATAGGACTTTCATTATTCGGTCTCTCATGTAAAAGCGCATTCTTTTTCTGCATATCGCCTTCAACAAGCGCAGCTTGTCTCAAATCATTCAACCTTTTCAATTCATACTCGTCATGTACAGCAAATCCAAATGTATGAGGAGTCACTGCTATAATCGGCATTATAGGTTTAACTAGTTCTTCTTTGGGAGAATGTAGTATAGCATCAATTTCCgctttctttttctttaaaagaTTCGCTTTCGCTCTTTTTTCTTCTGCTTCAACttgttttaatttggtTTTTTGTAGACTTGCTCTTCGACTAGCGTCGAGACTTTCTTTTTCAGATTCAAGTGCACTAACTTGTAGTTCTACTATTTGTTGGTCTACACTTTTAGCTGTACCAGTTTGTAAAGCGTTAGACAGGACTGGTATCGAAGTATATGCTTTACCATCACCTTTGTGTAAAACATCTTCAGTAATTACCATGGCTTTTATACCAGTATTACCTAGATTATGATTTACAGCCGTACTTCCTTGACCACTTccattattatttgtagACTCATGGACGATGTGACTACCTTCTATAGAAGCATGTGTCTGAGCTATATTTTTGGAtatgaatattataaataagaaatcGATCATTTCAATGTGTGTATcagtaaaatttatatttaagttTTTGACGTTTCATGTTTTACGAATCgagttttaaaatttattaacaaatgaaaatttaattaaaaaacgaataaaaaataatattaatagtaaaaaaaacaagtcACAGTTTTAATAGacataatatttatgatGTTTCGAAATTTGAAACACAAAATTATTAAGTACTTTCACTGTATAGAAATTATGAGATTTCTTATAATTTCGTTGTCTTTAATATTAGGCAGATTAATTAGTAggaaagaagaagaagcaCAACATCCTTTAGTACAAGAGTTTATGAGATCCAAGGaattagataaaaaaataagaagagAGTTGATACGACCAATTACTCATGAAAATTTCCATGATCCGAATGTACCACTTTATGAGCCTTTTAAATTGACAGAAGCACAacaagatattttattacaacattaaatttatattaatatattatttagcTTAGTAAGTTAAAATTTggtaaatatatttattggtTAATATTTgcttaaatatatatctGCCTAATTATTGGActtattttaaacaaatacaCTAAATTCGGctagtaaatttttttaaatattttgatcttttttttaccctttaaaaataaatgttaagagcaatgaattttataattttgttgtGTCAGACGTTTAtgacatttttatttaatttttttacacaaatgttttttagtGCTCATCTTTATAAAGTCCTTTAGCTCGTTTTTTACCCTGTAAATGAATAGTAGAAATTTACCATTCGACTCAAGAGAAGAGACGAAATCTACTgcttttataaaagtagATGATGACAAATTCAGACTTGTCTATACAAAAGCCAAAGGCCAGAATATAATTCATGATGTCTTGAAAATTGAGATTAATAATCCATTAGAATATGTCATATCTGAAATCAtggatttattaaaattacaaGTTTACAGACGAAttcatttgtttttaaaatataaattttttacagaGTTGGCTGATCGAATAGAAGAAATCTACGAGGTGCTTAAGACGAGTAAATATAATGTGAACTTTGTATTTGTAAGTAAGAAATATAAGGAAGaagattatattttattatatgacatatatttataaagctaatataaataaaatatatttgtatacacagattttcaatattacttttttttccaatattaaaattttttttcaatataaatctttttaatatgaaaatttatattttaaatgtcTAACAGAAACAACAGAAGTTCTTTGGTTGGTGACTTGGCCCGATATTCTTCTTATACACTGTGCTCTTTAACTTATTTATCTTAACATCTGAGTTTGTATTCCCAAacttaaaagaaattgtgTACCACCACAAACTCAATAAATTATTCCGTCGTCTTCCATAGCCTTTTTCATAAAACTCGGCCACAGTAAACGCGCCTTCGGGATGTCCGCGTATTCCGCACAAAAGCGCATATTTGAACGACTGGTCAAAATTAGCAGACAATGTGTGGTCTACACCAgtgaaaaaaaacttagACAATAAATATTGAGCATCCATGTGTCCATTGTCTGACGCATCTTTGTAATATTCAAGAGCTAATCTCATACAAGGCTTTTTAGACAACTGACCCAGTTCAAAGGCCTTGCCTAGTCTATACTGTGAATTCGGGCAACCAAGGCGGGCGCCCCTTTCGTACATTTTAAAAGCGTACTCGTCGTCCGGGTCTATTTCAGTACTATTATAGTCCGACTCATAAACCTGACCTAAGTCATAAAAAGGAAAAGGATACGACCGATCAGCCTTATGACTAGCCAGCTTTAGGTAAAACAACCCAGTCTGGAATTCCTTAGTCGTATTCAAATCTCCACTTAGTAGAATTGAACCATACGTATGCATCCCATAAACACATCCAAGTTTAGCAGCacatctataaaaatatattgccTTAGAATATCCATTACTCTTCCCCATCTCTTTCTCATACGCCTGCGCTAGTCTATAAGTCccatatttattattttgtttagcAGCAACTACGTAATAATTAAAAGCAAATTTGATATTCCTAGGAATATCAAACAGACCTATTTCATAAACCATACCTAAAAAAGTTTGTGCTTCTGACGAAAACTTCTTATTTGACACAGTAGAAgccatttttattaaaaaatctaaacaataagaatttaaatcttttacaaAACTTCTAACTTCTTTGTCTACGTCAAGTGGGTTTCTAAACTGGACTGTGTTGATTTCGCCTAAGCTATTGGCTTCCATACTGAGTGAGtaatcttttattaatttgaaaatttctTTGGGATTTGGATCTTCTTTTAAAGAATAGAATCTGTTCTGgaataatttatcattaattATTCTATTAGTATACATGCCATCATAGTGGGATTTCGGTTTATATTGTGGAAATAACCAATAGGAAAAAAAGAACtccttttttatgaaagggaaatagaaaaatcaatatttgGAGAAGagttgtaaaaattttataaaattgaatttataaaattttttttgtggtAACTAATTTACCCAATTTTATTTAGGAGAGATGTTAATCAAAGTTGACGAATTAGCTtggaattattaatttgttaaaatcaagcaaatgtattttttgatcAGAATACAGATgagattttaaatatcaaaatgatttttcctttttttttatcaagtAGATTGACAAACATCAATTAATACTTGTTACTTAAATTCAAATCTTTTACAttgtattaataaaattataataaaagatttggcaaatcttttacattgtattaataaaattataataaagatttggcaaatcttttacattgtattaataaaattataataaagatttggaaaatttttcacttgaaaatatttaatgaaatataaaatattttacatattacaattacaatttatacaaaattaaaagttgAGATTTTTAACTTGacatacaaaattttttaaaggtTTAATACaatgttatataaaattttaaactacaaaatatttctgaaaaaaaaaataatacttgagatttttatgaaaaatcatttttaatctttttcTGTTACTAAATCCGAGTTATATTCCCTAAATTCTTGATTATGTTTGATTTTCTCAATCGTCTTATTAATAGCCATCACAATATccccattttttttattagttaAAATCTCAATAACTTTATCTCCCAGTTTATGACAAGAAACAATTCCAAGTACATTTTCAATGACATATTGGAAAAGTCTGtcatttttcataaaactTCTTATATTGTCAAAATTATCaagaatataattaataattagaGAACGGTGAACTAAATTACCAGAAAGAtaaaggaaaaaataaatactgTTATGTGGTTCAATCTCAGTATACAAAGATAACATTTTCTTCagcatattttcttttttcatatGGGCCAAGGAAGACAAAGCCATCGTCTTTTCGTCTGGTAATTTCGATTCTTTGGCCAATTTCCATAAATCGTCAAATTTGGCATCTGCGACTGACGAGAAAATTGACCGGATATATTCGGGATTTAAAGATTTGccttgtttataaaaatcaaaaccTTCATTTagtttttgatttaaatcTTTGTTATTTGTAGAAAATGCATACCAGAGCAGTAAACTATTTGAGACTGACTCGTCtgtttttagatttttatttaagaaatcaatattttttgctCTTTCTCCTGTAATGTCCCAAATGACCTCATTTATATGATTTACAACCCTCGTTTCATCTGAAAAAATACTGCgtatttttgataaatttgtCAAAATCGAACTTAAAATTTCCGGGTTACTTTCTCTAATAAAAAGTTCACTTAAAACAATCCCATCAATAGCCAACATTCTATTGCTAAAAATCAAAGCGAAAATGTCATTAATTAGATTTAACTTGTTACTTGTCGAAATATCaagttttaataattcggctaaattttgtaaaggATACCTTACCCTGTAGAAACTTGAAGCTTCgtcattaaatttataaattttactctttttttgtaaagttaaatttttgtcaATCATCAAAATCGTCTCTGTGTTTTCTTGTTCTCCAAACCACCTGATTTTTAGAGGTATTTTCCATAAATCCCTATTATTCGTACcagataataaaaatctctGCTGttcaatatttaaattgaaATTCGTGTGGTCATCTTCAGTCTCTGAAGATGCCGAATTATTAGAATTTTCTGATGTATCtttaatattcaaaattgGGAAGCCTTGTCTTGTAATCCAGTCATTCATAATAACTTGAACATTTAGTTCTTCCCGGAATGACATCCATAAATCGTCAGTAGAAgcatttgaatatttaaacttgtttaaataattcCTTATTCCTTCTTTGAATGCTTCTTCTCCTATGTAACCTTCTAACATTCTGATCATTGATGCACCTTTGGAATACGAAATAGTATCAAAGATCTGATTAATGTCAGATGGTTTATTGACAGTCACTGCTATAGGATGAGAAGATTTAAGACAATCGTGTTTCATTCCCGACTCAATGTCGTCATTAATAAACTCAGTCCATACATCCCAATCAATAAGATCTTTTGACAAATTATTCATTGCCAAATAAGAAGCCCAAGTAGCAAATCCTTCATTAAGCCAGAGATCATTCCACCAAGACATAGTCACTAAATTACCAAACCACATGTGGGCTAATTCATGACAAACAGTAAGAGcaatattctttttagaTCTGAGACTACTAGTCTCTTTATCAAAAAGTAAAGAAGTCTTCCTGAATGTAACAAGGCCCCAATTTTCCATGGCTCCACTTACAAAAGTGGGAATCGTAACTAAGTCAAGTTTAGGAAGAGGATATTCGATATTGAAATATTCCTCAAAGAAGTCTAAACATTCTGCCGCTACTTTGGCAGGATATTCGCCCCAGTCCTTTTCATCTTTATGAGAATAGACTTTTATAGGAACACCTCTTTTCGTCTGCCACTCAAAGGCCTCAAGTTTCCCTGAAATGTAAGCTACAATATAAGTCGACATTTTAGGCGTAgtattaaaacaataatatcCATCCTTAATTTCCTTTAAACTAGAATTACTTAATGCCCCGAATCCTTCTAAAGGCTTAATACTTATAGTAAATGCAGCTTTCATATCGGGTTGATCCCAAGATGGAAACGCCCTTCTTGCATTTGTAGGCTCAAAATCAGTGGAAAACAAATCATCttcattatatttagatttataaaatcccCACATATCTTCAGAATAATatcctttaaattttataaataaaattactttGTCTTCACAACAAATTTCCCCATCTTGAATTTCCAGATTTACAAAAGTATTTTCAGaaacaaaagaaatttgtttttcttcATCATTGACAAATAATTTGACTTCTTTTAATTCCAAAGAGTcttcattaaaattaaacttaTTAGTCTTTCTTAAAACTTTGAGATTTACTTCTTCTTCACCAGTAAAATGGtcattttcaatttctattttcaGATTGTAGTGTTCAGGTGCTACGTTGTAATCGAGAACTTCTTTCATGCAAgggtcaaaattttttatttttatagttgtaaacaaatttgtgaaacaacaaatttttaagccCCAATGAATGAGCAGAAATTTGATGAATCTGTTGGTAAGTTAAAAAAGTCTGTTGTACTACTAAAAGACATTTTATTGGCAGTTGAAAATAAAGTGGTAGATAAAAAGTCTATTGATGAATTAAAAGAATGTTttaaagttataaaaaagaattgtagaagaaattgaagagtattgaatttttactGTTTGTTTCACAATAgacaaaattatttaaactGTCAAATGCCCTAAAATGGTTTGTTTGTTGTCTGAATTTTATTGGTGAAAATACACTACTAATGATTTAAGGCTCGAATCTCATTGGTTCTCCTTTAATGATGGATTTTATAATTGCAAtagcaaattttttaaatatgtataAACATAAACTTTATGTTCAGTTTTATCTTCTTATGGGATTTATAAccatcaaaaaataaatctttgcgcgctataaatttaaaagtaaGTCTTTTTGCATGAGCATTGTCGCAAGGGATGCGccttataaaaataccttgtttcttttatagAAATGCTAACCTATAAATAGTTCTACctagtttttaaatattattaaatctatttgtcttctctttatttttgttcttGATGTTTGtttcattatttaatattttgttgtttgttttttatgaataaatCTTCTCTTTACTTAGGTCTACTTTCTCTTTCTTACATGTTAATTTCATTGGCCACTACGATACTcaacaaatatatcatcTCTGTCTTGAATTTCAGTACTCCTTTTTTCTTAGTAGTTTGTCAgtcatttataatatgttttttgatatatttacTAAACATATTACAAGTCTTCAAACTTCGCTTTACTAATCTCAGAAAGTGGATCATTCCTTCTTCGTTTTTGTGTGTCATGATTTTCTCAGGTTCCAAGTCTTTGCAGTACCTTGACATTTCATTTTACActttgataaaaaacagtagcatttttatagtcgCCATAGTCGAGAatgttttctttaatagATTGATAAATCTCTACGAAGGATTGTCTTTTATTCTTATGATTATGGCTTCTTACTACAACATTTTTTCTACAGATATAAATGGTCTATTGTGGATTAGTATTAATGTGCTTAGTACtacaatttatattgtaacTCTTCGTCATATTCTCACTGATCACAGAGGAGATCTCATGGagtcaatattttatccAAACTTTTTTAGTATCTTTTTAATAGGAATATTATCTCTATCATTCGAGTCTTTAAATTCTATAGATTTGTCTTCTAAAGTAGTATTATTCATTATATTCTCGAGTATTTGCGCCTTATTGACTGCTCTTACTACTGCGCAAGTGTTAATAAGCCTGTCGTCTACTACCTACAGTATGCTAGGAGCTatgaacaaaatattattaggATTTACAGGATTTATATTCGTAGGAGAGTCGATTAATACAAGGAAAATATATTCCTTGTCTATAGGAATATTAAGCACAGTGTTGTACACTTATAGTCaaactaataaaaaaaattcaatataaaaaaaaatttataattagataatataattttatagatatctaaatgtattattttaaaaaaacacgAGATACTTACAAATAAATGCTATAATGGCGGATAATATAACAAGACATTAATAAAGCAccagataaaaataagtcGAAAAAAGATGAACTATAATGAAATACATAAtgtttattagaaataaatgcTAAAAggcattaaaaaaatttataaaaaaagttattcgaaagatataaaatgcGCGGTTTTTATTGGAAGTCAAAATCATATTAAACATTATTCTTTCCTGTATAATAgacttaaaatttcttcttttacaTTCTTTTCAATATTCGAATattcaattaaaaatttttcaatatcaaccaaaatagaaaaataaaaatcccTGTTTTTTTCCAAATCACTCAtcaatttttgtaattcttcatttttaatttgactCTTTTGACTTTTTAAAGTTGCCAACTCCAACTCTTGATTTCTAATAACATTTATAAGTCTCTTGTTTTCTTCTAaaactaaattatatttatcttcTAATTTCACATTATGATCTtcattatgtttttttatattttctataatttcttgtctatttttttccCGAACACTTTCttcattatttaatattatggACTCTTCGttatttttcttgatttgtttataattctttataaaatatttatataaccATTGTGCAAATTCAATATTGTCTTGTAATTTACATTGGACTAGTTTTTCAATGGGAAATCTGACGTCTATCTTGTTTTCTGCGAAAAAGCTTTGTGCAACTTTGAGATTTTTAAGATATTCGTAGTTTGATGAGGGATTTTTGACATAATTGAAAGATACATTGGGATGaataagatttaataatttgcATATTGCTGTGCCTTGACCtatttcttctattttatttatatttattccTAAATCTCTAAGCCATTCAACAAGTTCACGCCTACTTGTTTTCATTGGggcaaaataataaaagaaaacattGTCTATGTGACAGTATTAGATTTGCGCTTTTTTTGTAGAAGAAatcctctttttttaaattaaagaCCATTGATAATCTTCTtaccaaaaatttttagttaGATTTTCATGACTAAGTTTGTGTAGGATAACAAGCTGGTATaagaataataataaacaatattcATAAACACatgaataatttaataattagtGAAATGTCttattaaatacttttattaaagatttttgaatttgAATACATACTATGGCAAGCTTATGCGTATCAACATAAGAAAATCTcgaatattatttttttacactttt of the Vairimorpha necatrix chromosome 9, complete sequence genome contains:
- a CDS encoding M1 family aminopeptidase → MKEVLDYNVAPEHYNLKIEIENDHFTGEEEVNLKVLRKTNKFNFNEDSLELKEVKLFVNDEEKQISFVSENTFVNLEIQDGEICCEDKVILFIKFKGYYSEDMWGFYKSKYNEDDLFSTDFEPTNARRAFPSWDQPDMKAAFTISIKPLEGFGALSNSSLKEIKDGYYCFNTTPKMSTYIVAYISGKLEAFEWQTKRGVPIKVYSHKDEKDWGEYPAKVAAECLDFFEEYFNIEYPLPKLDLVTIPTFVSGAMENWGLVTFRKTSLLFDKETSSLRSKKNIALTVCHELAHMWFGNLVTMSWWNDLWLNEGFATWASYLAMNNLSKDLIDWDVWTEFINDDIESGMKHDCLKSSHPIAVTVNKPSDINQIFDTISYSKGASMIRMLEGYIGEEAFKEGIRNYLNKFKYSNASTDDLWMSFREELNVQVIMNDWITRQGFPILNIKDTSENSNNSASSETEDDHTNFNLNIEQQRFLLSGTNNRDLWKIPLKIRWFGEQENTETILMIDKNLTLQKKSKIYKFNDEASSFYRVRYPLQNLAELLKLDISTSNKLNLINDIFALIFSNRMLAIDGIVLSELFIRESNPEILSSILTNLSKIRSIFSDETRVVNHINEVIWDITGERAKNIDFLNKNLKTDESVSNSLLLWYAFSTNNKDLNQKLNEGFDFYKQGKSLNPEYIRSIFSSVADAKFDDLWKLAKESKLPDEKTMALSSLAHMKKENMLKKMLSLYTEIEPHNSIYFFLYLSGNLVHRSLIINYILDNFDNIRSFMKNDRLFQYVIENVLGIVSCHKLGDKVIEILTNKKNGDIVMAINKTIEKIKHNQEFREYNSDLVTEKD
- a CDS encoding GDP-mannose transporter: MNEQKFDESVGKLKKSVVLLKDILLAVENKVVDKKSIDELKECFKVIKKNCLLSLSYMLISLATTILNKYIISVLNFSTPFFLVVCQSFIICFLIYLLNILQVFKLRFTNLRKWIIPSSFLCVMIFSGSKSLQYLDISFYTLIKNSSIFIVAIVENVFFNRLINLYEGLSFILMIMASYYNIFSTDINGLLWISINVLSTTIYIVTLRHILTDHRGDLMESIFYPNFFSIFLIGILSLSFESLNSIDLSSKVVLFIIFSSICALLTALTTAQVLISLSSTTYSMLGAMNKILLGFTGFIFVGESINTRKIYSLSIGILSTVLYTYSQTNKKNSI
- a CDS encoding microtubule-associated protein RP/EB family member/BIM1-like; translated protein: MKTSRRELVEWLRDLGININKIEEIGQGTAICKLLNLIHPNVSFNYVKNPSSNYEYLKNLKVAQSFFAENKIDVRFPIEKLVQCKLQDNIEFAQWLYKYFIKNYKQIKKNNEESIILNNEESVREKNRQEIIENIKKHNEDHNVKLEDKYNLVLEENKRLINVIRNQELELATLKSQKSQIKNEELQKLMSDLEKNRDFYFSILVDIEKFLIEYSNIEKNVKEEILSLLYRKE